A section of the Rhipicephalus sanguineus isolate Rsan-2018 chromosome 11, BIME_Rsan_1.4, whole genome shotgun sequence genome encodes:
- the LOC119375361 gene encoding uncharacterized protein LOC119375361 — MNPATHLEQYPLPKVDDIFAALYGEEVFTTLDLRNAYNQLPLDEEAKEMTVINTHQGLNSYNRLAFGISSAPALFQRRIESLLRDLPRVRVYLDDIIIAEKQQDTSTLRQVFQRLRGSGLQLNKAKCRFREKEVQFLGHKTDATGLHPLRDNLEAVTAAPKPESQLIALTQEDSALRQVREWIEQGWPSHLAGQQQHLQPHFTRRSTPLESGKSPAQLLLGFEPRTRLSAYFPEGEVPAGADTIRPSSTKAPPLFPPGKPVWSRHFQRGRKWLLGTVIATEGNRMVKVETPLGTQRRHVDQLRARRALATPEKKNTAGALAHSIQVLAPLPVA, encoded by the exons ATGAATCCGGCTACTCACCTGGAGCAGTACCCTTTGCCTAAAGTGGACGACATTTTTGCCGCGCTCTACGGGGAAGAAGTATTCACCACACTGGATTTGCGAAATGCCTACAATCAGCTGCCACTTGATGAAGAAGCGAAGGAAATGACTGTCATCAACACGCACCAGGGCTTGAACTCGTACAACCGACTAGCCTTCGGCATCTCGTCGGCTCCCGCACTGTTCCAGCGGCGCATTGAGTCGTTATTAAGGGACTTACCAAGAGTACGTGTGTACCTGGACGACATCATAATCGCCGAGAAGCAACAGGACACGTCAACACTTCGACAAGTGTTCCAGAGACTTCGCGGCAGTGGCCTCCAACTGAACAAGGCCAAATGTCGGTTCCGAGAAAAAGAAGTGCAGTTTCTGGGGCACAAGACTGATGCAACCGGACTTCATCCACTGCGCGACAACCTCGAAGCCGTAACAGCTGCACCAAAGCCAGAATC CCAATTGATTGCTTTGACCCAGGAGGACAGCGCACTTCGGCAAGTCCGGGAATGGATCGAGCAGGGCTGGCCATCGCATCTTGCGGGGCAGCAGCAACATCTGCAGCCGCACTTCACCCG CAGATCTACACCCCTCGAGAGTGGCAAATCGCCAGCACAACTGCTCTTGGGATTCGAGCCCCGGACAAGGCTGTCCGCCTACTTTCCAGAAGGCGAGGTGCCTGCAGGGGCCGACACGATCCGGCCTTCGTCGACCAAAGCACCACCACTGTTCCCACCCGGAAAGCCCGTCTGGTCCCGCCATTTTCAACGAGGGCGAAAATGGCTTCTAGGGACTGTGATAGCGACGGAAGGGAATCGGATGGTGAAGGTTGAGACACCCCTGGGAACCCAGCGCCGTCATGTAGACCAGTTGAGGGCACGGCGGGCGTTAGccacaccagaaaaaaaaaacaca